The genomic window ATGAAGGAACTTAGTCACTTAAATAAATACTTTAAAAAATATAAATTACGTCTTTTATTAGGTGTAGTAATTACTGTTATAGCTCGTTTATTTTCACTTGCTGTACCTAAATTAGTAGGTAATTCCGTAAATGAGGTAGAATTATACTTAAACGGGGAAATTGCCAGTATTGCCGAAGTAAAAAGCGGACTCTTACTTAATATCGGCTACTTGCTAGGTGCTGCATTGATTACCGCCTTATTTACTTTTTTAATGCGTCAGACTTTTATTGTGGTTTCCAGAAACATTGAATTTGACCTAAAAAATGAAGTGTTCCAGCATTATATGGAATTATCACTTAATTTCTATAAAAAAAACCGAACAGGTGATCTAATGAACCGAATTAGTGAGGATGTAAGCAAGGTACGTATGTACGTAGGGCCTGCTATTATGTATGGGGTAAATACCTTAACTATGTTTGTTGTAGTCATTGGATATATGTTTAATAGTGCTCCCCTATTAGCTATGTATACTATTCTTCCTTTACCAATATTATCCGTACTTATTTATAAATTAAGCGTTCTGATCCATAAAAGAACTACAATTGTACAGCAATACCTTTCAAAACTTACCACGTTTACCCAGGAATCTTTTAGTGGGATTGCGGTGATTAAAGCTTACGGCATTGAAGGGCAAACACATTCCGGATTTACTTCATTGGCCAATGAGAGTAAAGTTAAAAATGTAAATCTGGCTCAAGTACAGGCTTTATTTTTTCCTTTGATGATTTTATTAATTGGGCTAAGTAATCTTACCGTTATTTATATCGGCGGTAACCAATATATTAATGGAAAGATTGACCTGGGAACTATCCTGGAATTTATCATCTTTGTTAACATGCTTACCTGGCCAGTGGCTACGGTAGGATGGGTATCTTCTATCATACAGCAGGCGGCTGCTTCTCAAACCAGGATTAACGAATTTCTGCAGGAAGAACCTGAAATTTTAAAACCGGTTACTCCGCCCCAGGCTATTACATTCAAAGGTAAAATTAGTTTTAAAAATGTCACCTTTACTTATGATGACACTAATATTACCGCTTTAAAAAACATAAATTTTACAGTTAGTCCAGGAGAAACCCTGGCAATTATTGGAAAGACAGGTTCAGGAAAATCTACTATCCTGGATTTAATCGGAAGGTTATACGATCCTACAAAAGGAACTATTCTAATAGATAGTACGCCACTGCCGGAGGTTCATTTAACTACTTTACGAGAAGCGGTAGGGTATGTACCCCAAGATGCTTTTTTGTTTAGCGACAGTATTAAAAACAACATTCGTTTTGGTCAGGAAGATGCTTCTCTGGATGAGGTTATCGTAGCGGCAAAAGATGCGGTAGTCCATAAAAACATAGAAAAGTTTCAAAAAACGTACGAAACGGTTCTGGGAGAAAGAGGTATTACCTTATCGGGTGGACAAAAGCAACGAGTATCTATTGCCCGGGCAATCATTAAAAATCCTAAAATTTTATTGTTTGACGATTGCTTATCTGCCGTAGACACGGAAACCGAAGAACAAATCTTACATAATTTACATAAAGTTTCAAAGAATACTACTACATTTTTAGTAAGTCATCGTATCTCTACCGTTCGAAATGCTGATAAAATCATTGTATTGGAAGAAGGAAGAATTATACAACAAGGAACTCATAATGAGTTGGTTAACAAAGAAGGTTATTATCATGAACTTTATGAAAAACAGTTAAAAGAAAAAGAAATTTGAGTTTTTTTTGCCCGATCCGCATTTTTTTTAGATTTTTGGAAACAACTACAAATTAGACTAATTAATAAAGAAGATAGGATTATGAGTGATCATGACATGTTAGAGAAAGAAGAAATTTTCTCAAAAGTTTTAAGGGCTGGAAGAAGGACATATTTCTTTGACGTAAGATCCACAAAGGCTGGAGATTATTATCTAACGATTACAGAAAGCAAGAAATTTACCAATGACGATGGTTCTTTTCACTATAAAAAGCATAAAATCTACCTTTATAAAGAAGACTTTGCTGGTTTTACCGAAATCCTAAACGAAATGACTGATTATATTGTCAATGAAAAAGGAGAAGAAGTCATAAGCGAGAGACACCAGAAAGATTTTCAAAAAGAATTTACCCAAAATCATTCTAAAGAAGAATTACCAGTGGGGGCCACGGAAAGTTTTACGAATGTAAATTTTGATGATATTTAGGACACCAGTCTGTTAAACTTATACAAACCGCTTCTTCCCAGAAGCGGTTTTTTCTATTTTAGGCTTTTGCACCATTTAACTCTTCCTTATTTATGAAAATAAAAATGCTAATTCTGGTTCTCAGCGTGATCAGTTTAAAACTTATAGGACAAACTAACCTAAACTTGGATTACTACCTACCTGATACGGTAACTTACGACACCGCCATCCCTACTCCACAAGAAGTGATTGGTTATGTCCCCGGAGAATGGCATGTAAGTCACGACCAGTTGGTTTCTTATATGAAAGCAGTGGCAAAAGCTTCTCCCCGGATTACTTTGGAAAATAGAGGAACAACTTTTGAAAACAGACCGCTGTTGTTGCTTACAGTAACTTCAGAAAAAAATCAGGGTAATCTGGAAAGTATCCGGACACAGCACTTAAAACAAATCGAAGGTACTTCTGATCAAATAGATACTACCTTACCTTTAATTGTATATCAGGGATTTTCAATTCATGGAAATGAGCCCAGTGGATCAAATGCTTCTTTACTTGCTATTTATTACCTGGCTGCTGCGCAAGGTGGTTTTATCGATAAGCTTTTGGACAAAACAGTCATATTATTTGATCCTTCCTTTAATCCGGATGGATTACAACGTTTTTCGCAATGGGCGAATATGCATAAAAATAAAAACATTAGTACTGATCCTCAAGATAGAGAATATAGCGAAGTCTGGCCGGGTGGGCGTACTAATCATTACTGGTTTGATATGAACCGGGATTGGTTACCCGTGCAATTACCGGAATCTAAAGTCCGGATCAAAACTTTTCACCAGTGGTATCCGAATATACTAACGGATCACCACGAAATGGGAACTAATAGCAGTTTCTTCTTTCAACCCGGTATTCCTACCCGAACGCATCCCCTGACTCCCGGTGAAAATCAAAAGTTAACTAGAGATATCGCTGAATTTCATGCTAAAGCCCTGGATTCTATAGGTTCTTTATATTATACCGAAGAAGATTATGACGATTATTACTACGGTAAGGGATCTACTTTTCCGGATATTCATGGGGCGATAGGTATTCTTTTTGAACAGGCAAGTTCTAGAGGGCATGCACAAGAAAGTGATAATGGTATTCTTACTTTTCCGTTTACCATTAAAAACCAGTTTTCGACGTTTTTGTCTACTTTAAAAGCTGGACTAAGTTTAAAATCATCCTTACAAACCTATCAGCAAAATTTCTTTAAAACCGCATTACAAAATAGCGACAACAGTGCTTATGTCATATCCAAAGAAAAAGATCAAGCTTCTTTACACCATTTTATAGATATTTTAAAACAGCATAAAATTGATGTATACCCATTACAAAATGATCTAAGTATCAATTCTAAAAGTTTTAAAAGTGATCAGAGTTTTGTAATTCCTAAAAAACAACGACAATCCACGCTAATTGAAGCTATTTTTGAAAAAAGGACTACTTTTCAAGACAGTCTTTTTTACGATATTTCCGCCTGGACCTTACCTCTAGCCTTTAATCTTGATTATACGAAAACTACAAAAGCAACATATACTAAAAACAGCGAAGTTGTAAAGAAAATCGAATATCAGCCTAAACCTTTCAGCAAAAGTACGTACGGTTATGTTATAGAATGGCATGAATATTATAGTCCGGCATTGCTATATCAACTTCAAAGTTCCGGGCTAAGGGTAAAAACAGGACTACGACCCTTTGCGATAGATAAGCAAACATTTGATTATGGTTCTTTATTTATCCCTGCCACTAATCAGGAAATGGGTACAACCGAAGTTTATACCTTTCTTAAAAAACTGTCAGAAAAATATAAAATCCCTTGTTACTCCGTAAGTACGGGTTTAACCGAAGGAATTGACCTGGGTAGTAGGCAATTTAAAGCTTTGCAATTACCTAAAATTGCTTTACTTGTCGGAGATGGAATATCACCCTATAATGCTGGAGAAATCTGGCATTTAATGGATCAACGTTTTCAAATTCCTATTACTAAACTCTCTACGGTTCATCTTCAACAGAAAGACCTTAATCGATATACCCATATTATCTTAGTAAATGACCCCAAAGAAGAGATTGATACGGCAGAAGCCGAAGTGTTACGAAACTGGGCAAATTCGGGTGGCACCTTAATCGGATATGATAGTAGCGTACATTTTTTAAAACGTCATAATATGATAAATCCGGTAATAAAAAAGACAGATAGAAAAGCAACTAATATTTCTTTTGAACAACAAGCGGATTATTTTGGAGCGCAACGTATCGGAGGTGCTATTTTTAGGGCAAAAATTGATCGCTCACACCCTATAGCTTTTGGATATACTGATGCCACACTTCCTCTTTTCAGAAGAAACACCATTTTTATGGAACCTGATGAACAAAGTTTTAAAAACCCCATTCAATATGTTAACCAACCTCTTTTAAGCGGGTATATTAGTAAGGAAAATCTTGCGGAGATCGCTAATACGGTACCTTTTGTTTACAGTAACTTAGGAAAAGGGAAGGTGATGTATTTTACGGACAATACGAATTTTCGTGCTTTTTGGTATGGTACGAACAAACTGTTGATGAACACAATATTCTTTGACAAATTAATGTAAAAATAGCATATGAAATCTAATCTAACCGCAATCATTTTCGGAGTTGCTATCGTACTAGCCGCCTTATTGTTAGGTAATGCTTATATTAAAAGAGCTAAAGTCAATGGTGCTATCCAGGTTACCGGACTGGGAACAACTGATTTCACTTCTGATTTGGTCGTTTGGGAAGGTAATTTTGTTACTAAAAATTTTGATTTAAAACAGGCATACAGCACTTTAAAAAATGATCAGGAACGGATAAAAACGTATCTGGTTTCTAAAGGAATTGCGATAGAGAATATCGTTTTCTCCGCGGTACAGACCACCCGGGCAACCCGGCAAAAATTTTCGAATACCGGAACTTATACGGGAGATGAATTTGACGGGTATCGGCTTTCTCAAAACGTTCAACTTGAATCTAAAGAGGTTGATAAAATTGAAAAAATCTCAAGGGAAGTCACAGAATTGCTCAACGAAGGAGTTCATTTATATTCACAAGCGCCTCGATATTATTATACCAAACTATCGGATCTTAAAATAGAAATGATTTCAAGAGCTACAGAAGATGCGCGTACCCGGGCAGAAAGTATCGCTGAAAATTCCGGTGGAAAGCTTGGGAAACTTGAGTCTGCAAAAATGGGTATTTTTCAAATTACGGGACAGAATTCTAAAGAAGACTACTCTTGGGGTGGTACATTTAATACAACCGCCAAGGAAAAAACAGCTTCAATTACTATGAAACTGGTTTATGCAGTAAAATAGCAAGCTGAAATTTTATTTCTTTAAATGACACTCTATTTGTTCATCTAAATATTATAAATTCGTAAGAGTAAAGATTTTAAATTAAAGTATCGCTTTTATGGCAACGACAGCATCTAACATGTTAGCGTTGGGAACTACTGCTCCTGACTTTACCTTAATAGATACGGTAAGTAATGAATTGGTATCATTAGCTTCTGTAAAAGGCGCTAAAGGAACCGTAGTCATGTTTATATGCAACCACTGTCCTTTTGTGCTTCATGTTAATGAAGAAATTGTTCGGATTGCTAATGATTATAGGGTTCAGGGATTTGGTTTTGTTGCTATAAGTAGTAATGATATTCTGAATTATCCTCAGGATGCGCCAGATTTAATGTGGAAAACAGCCCGACAGAATAATTATCCTTTCCCATATTTATATGACGAAAGTCAGGATGTTGCAAGAGCCTACCATGCTGCTTGTACTCCGGATTTCTACCTATTTGACAGTGAATTAAAATTAATCTACCGTGGTCAATTGGATGACTCCCGTCCGGGTAATAGTATTCCGGTAAATGGCAGGGACTTGCGTAGTGCCCTGGATGCAGTACTTAGAAATGCACAGGTTCTACAACCACAAAAACCCAGTATCGGTTGTAATATTAAGTGGAAGTAAGTCTGAATTTATCCTACTTGCAATTAATTCGGAATATCACCAGATAGAATATTATAAGGTATCGGGAAAATCATTAGGTTTGAGCATTAATTTAACCTTTACTATCCGCAATAATTTGAAGATGCGCCAGATGGTGCTTTCCATGCCAGGCGTAGATACCGATATCTTCTGCTAGAGAAATTTTAATATTTCCTTCCGGATGTACAAAATGCTTTTGTAGCTCATTAAAGGATAAGCCTTCTAAAAAATAAGCCCATTTGGCATGTAAGGCCTTTAATAAATCTAAGGATAATTGGATAGGAGCTTTTTTAGAATCAAATAATTCTGCCCAGCGGTCTTCATAATAGGCTTTGATTGTAGGAGATTCTTCCGTTAAAGTCCATTTAAATCTTATATAACCGTGATGATGACTGTCATGAAGATGATGTATCACCTGTCTCGCTGTCCAACCTCCGTTGCGGTATGGAGTTTCTAATTGTTCTTCTGTAAAATGGTTTACTAAATCAATTACTTCTTTAGGTAACTTCTTTATATCATTAATCCAGTTATTCATATGATCTTCTGAAATGGTGTCAGGACATTCGAATTTACCTATTGGATATTTTAATCTTTCTAGCATATTACTGTTTTACAAAAGTGATTTCAATATGTTCGGATTGGTTTTGTAAATCCTTAAGCTTAAGCAGTTCTTCGTCTATAGATACAATTTCATATTTATAAACTATATCACTATTAACTGATTTGCAGGACATGATACCGTCGGTAATGGTAACTCGACGTTTTTCAAAAAATTTCTTATTTCTTAAAATAATCTGGGTTGTTTCATCAAAAACAACAATATTTTCTTCATAATCCGTTTGTTGCCACCGACCTTGTAGTGAATTATAGGTATCTTTATTGTAGTATTTATTGTCAAGTAACCGCTTCATTTTATCTACATAAGCAATGGATACTTCTTCAGGAACAATATCGGGTATAGGAGTTCCATCTTCCTGTTTTTTAAATTCGTTTTTAGCCTGAAAGTAGCGATGCAACCTATATTTTATATTGGTTTGGTCGTAATCTCTCGATACACTTCCATCGGGATTTTTAACTTTGAGATATTCTTCCTGTTCATATAGGACGTAAATCAATTGATCTCCGGAAAAATAGTAGGTAGTTTTAAGCATAGCTTTACGAACCCCTATTTTTTTAATAATTTTCTTTAACTGATTATACTCGTAATAACCAATTAATTCTGCGCCATGGTCAGGCATTTTAGTTAAGAATTCTTCAGGATCCAGATAGATCTGTTCGGATGCTGCATAATTCTCAATAATTTCAATTTTATCTTTAATTGCTTCAATGGGACTTACTGCTTGTTGTGCCCTTATTTCTTCATGTAAGAAAAATAAAAGTAAAGCACCCGTTATTATTCTCATTTACCTTAGGACTATGTGTGAGTTAGTAGAAATACAAATATGAGGATAATTATTAAAATTACAATCCAAGCTTACCATATTGTTACGCTAAATCCGGAATAATTTTCTAGCCTTTAAGGAATTAACTATAAATATTCAAAGTCTTAAAAATTAAGCCTCCTTCTTTGAATATTTTATATATCTTGCACCTGCATGAATCAAAAGATTAATACTTTTTAAAGGAAATTGGTGTCCTATTCACCTATGAAAACTCAACAACAACGTGCTACCCATATTGAATTACTGAGATTAGAATAACTAATCTGATCACCAGTTCTATTCTTGCTGTTTATCTCACTTCATGAAAATAAATATCTTAGCCATTATATGTATCACTGGATTGGGGAAATAATAGCTATCCTAAATAATCCAATACTGTCCTATTATCTATTAGCGGACTTGCATTATCAATCCTATTGACTTGTGTTTGTATCGATAAGATAGTTTCTCCTGTTTTCTCAACTATATTATTCAAAAAAAACCAACCTACATCATGGTAAATTGGTTTTAATACTTATTAGAAATACCTTTTAATAGTATTTACTATATGGTTACTTGACCGCCATTAATTCTACGTCAAAAATTAGAATAGCATTAGGAGGAATTACTCCCCCTGCTCCCTGGCTACCGTACCCTAAATGTGAAGGAATGATAAACCTTGCTTTATCACCTACATTTAATAAAGAAATACCTTCATCCCATCCGGCAATTACCTGACCTTGTCCTAACGGGAAATCAATAGGCTGGTTTCTTTTGTAGGACGAATCAAAAACAGTCCCATCCGGTAAACTACCTTTATAATGAACAGACACTACCTTTCCTTTTTCTGCCTTATCTCCGGAGCCTTTTTGAATAATTTGATACCTAAGACCGCTATCGGTTTTTATAAATCCTTCGCTGAGGGAAGCCAAATTTTGCTCGGACGCCTTACGTGCCTGTTCTTCACGCTCTTGTTTAGCACCATTAAATAAACGGAAGGCTTCTACTGCATTAAACGCCTCCGCTTTACTTCCTTTCTTAATAATTTCAATAGATTTAATACTATCTTCTTGAGCGATTTTATCTACTACCTCTTGTCCTTCTACTACTTTTCCAAAAACGGTATGTTTACCATCTAACCACGGAGTTTCCGTATGGGTAATAAAGAACTGACTTCCGTTAGTTCCCGGACCAGCATTTGCCATAGATAAAACACCTGGTCCATCATGCTTTAATTCCGGATGAATTTCATCGTCAAATTTATAACCAGGACCACCGCCTCCGGTACCTTGCGGATCTCCACCCTGAATCATAAAATCAGGAATTACCCGGTGAAACTTTAATCCGTTGTAATACGGTCTTCCTTGAGGAATTGCCTTATTTTCCATATTTCCTTCTGCCAGAGCAACAAAGTTACCTACAGTACCCGGAGTTTTTTCAAATTCGAGATTAAGCAATATATCTCCTTTTTCAGTGTTTATCTTAGCGTATAGCCCATCTTGCATGTGTGCAAATTTTAAAATTTAAAAACAATTTGCAAATATACATATACATATTCGAAAGCCGTTTTTGATTTGTTTTTGTTTTATACTAATTACCAGAAATTAAAAATATATTAACAAAAAAGTTATATTTGTTGGTTACACAATCTGAGTATTTTAAATTTATGAAATTATTTCACCTACTGTTTTTCTTATTTTTTAGTGTCTTTACTGCAGTTGGCCAAAGCTTATATGAAGCCGGATATTTTATAGATAACTCAGGAGTAAAAACGGAAGCTCTTATTAAAAAGTTACCCTGGCAAGACAGCCCTACAGAATTTGAATGGAAAAAAACCATTTCATCTAATGTACAAACAGCTTCAATTGAAGATATAAAAGAATTTTCCGTAGGTGAAGATTACCGGTTTAAACGGTATATCTTAAAATTTGATTTAAATGGTGATAGTCTAGGAAAGTCCACCCGATCTGAAAACCCAAATTTAAAAATCAGAAAAGTATTTTTACGATTAGCAGTAAAGAGTGAAACTTCATTGTACCAATATTCTCAAAACAATGTACATCGTTTTTTCTATACCAATACTTCTAACGTATATCCGGAACTTTTGATTTACAAAGTGTTTTACGAAGATGATACAACCGAAGATTTAGGTGAAAAGATAATACCTAAAGAAAACAAAAAATATATTGATCAGCTTAAAACCATGGCAAATTGTAAAAATTTAATGCCGGAAAAAGTAGGCTATAACCTTACTGACCTTAAAAACTACTTCGTAAGCTATAATGAATGTAAAGGCAACGACATTGATTATGTACTGAGAAGGAAAATTAATCAAACACGGGTAGGTGTTATTGCGGCAGCTAATTTGAGTAGGTTTAACCACTTGGCACTACAGACATCAGACCAGGTTATTAATTATAAAGATTCTTTCTCACCCAGGTATGGCGCATTTATTGAATCTTTTATTCCGTTTTCAAAAGTCGATTTAAGTTTTTTCCTGGAAGCTACCTATCAGTCTTTTTCTATGGAAGGAAATCTTATACTAGACGGAACTGAGAATATAATATATACACTGGATTATAAAGCCTTAAGTTTAGCCTTAGCCCCCAGGTTTCACATTTACTTAAATCCAAAATTCACCTTGTTTCTGGAAGGGGGTATCGCAGTAGATATTAATTTAAATTCAGAGTTAAATCCAGCTGGAGAAAATGTTGAGCTACAAAATGCAA from Aquimarina sp. ERC-38 includes these protein-coding regions:
- a CDS encoding ABC transporter ATP-binding protein yields the protein MKELSHLNKYFKKYKLRLLLGVVITVIARLFSLAVPKLVGNSVNEVELYLNGEIASIAEVKSGLLLNIGYLLGAALITALFTFLMRQTFIVVSRNIEFDLKNEVFQHYMELSLNFYKKNRTGDLMNRISEDVSKVRMYVGPAIMYGVNTLTMFVVVIGYMFNSAPLLAMYTILPLPILSVLIYKLSVLIHKRTTIVQQYLSKLTTFTQESFSGIAVIKAYGIEGQTHSGFTSLANESKVKNVNLAQVQALFFPLMILLIGLSNLTVIYIGGNQYINGKIDLGTILEFIIFVNMLTWPVATVGWVSSIIQQAAASQTRINEFLQEEPEILKPVTPPQAITFKGKISFKNVTFTYDDTNITALKNINFTVSPGETLAIIGKTGSGKSTILDLIGRLYDPTKGTILIDSTPLPEVHLTTLREAVGYVPQDAFLFSDSIKNNIRFGQEDASLDEVIVAAKDAVVHKNIEKFQKTYETVLGERGITLSGGQKQRVSIARAIIKNPKILLFDDCLSAVDTETEEQILHNLHKVSKNTTTFLVSHRISTVRNADKIIVLEEGRIIQQGTHNELVNKEGYYHELYEKQLKEKEI
- a CDS encoding PUR family DNA/RNA-binding protein — protein: MSDHDMLEKEEIFSKVLRAGRRTYFFDVRSTKAGDYYLTITESKKFTNDDGSFHYKKHKIYLYKEDFAGFTEILNEMTDYIVNEKGEEVISERHQKDFQKEFTQNHSKEELPVGATESFTNVNFDDI
- a CDS encoding M14 metallopeptidase family protein; translation: MKIKMLILVLSVISLKLIGQTNLNLDYYLPDTVTYDTAIPTPQEVIGYVPGEWHVSHDQLVSYMKAVAKASPRITLENRGTTFENRPLLLLTVTSEKNQGNLESIRTQHLKQIEGTSDQIDTTLPLIVYQGFSIHGNEPSGSNASLLAIYYLAAAQGGFIDKLLDKTVILFDPSFNPDGLQRFSQWANMHKNKNISTDPQDREYSEVWPGGRTNHYWFDMNRDWLPVQLPESKVRIKTFHQWYPNILTDHHEMGTNSSFFFQPGIPTRTHPLTPGENQKLTRDIAEFHAKALDSIGSLYYTEEDYDDYYYGKGSTFPDIHGAIGILFEQASSRGHAQESDNGILTFPFTIKNQFSTFLSTLKAGLSLKSSLQTYQQNFFKTALQNSDNSAYVISKEKDQASLHHFIDILKQHKIDVYPLQNDLSINSKSFKSDQSFVIPKKQRQSTLIEAIFEKRTTFQDSLFYDISAWTLPLAFNLDYTKTTKATYTKNSEVVKKIEYQPKPFSKSTYGYVIEWHEYYSPALLYQLQSSGLRVKTGLRPFAIDKQTFDYGSLFIPATNQEMGTTEVYTFLKKLSEKYKIPCYSVSTGLTEGIDLGSRQFKALQLPKIALLVGDGISPYNAGEIWHLMDQRFQIPITKLSTVHLQQKDLNRYTHIILVNDPKEEIDTAEAEVLRNWANSGGTLIGYDSSVHFLKRHNMINPVIKKTDRKATNISFEQQADYFGAQRIGGAIFRAKIDRSHPIAFGYTDATLPLFRRNTIFMEPDEQSFKNPIQYVNQPLLSGYISKENLAEIANTVPFVYSNLGKGKVMYFTDNTNFRAFWYGTNKLLMNTIFFDKLM
- a CDS encoding SIMPL domain-containing protein — translated: MKSNLTAIIFGVAIVLAALLLGNAYIKRAKVNGAIQVTGLGTTDFTSDLVVWEGNFVTKNFDLKQAYSTLKNDQERIKTYLVSKGIAIENIVFSAVQTTRATRQKFSNTGTYTGDEFDGYRLSQNVQLESKEVDKIEKISREVTELLNEGVHLYSQAPRYYYTKLSDLKIEMISRATEDARTRAESIAENSGGKLGKLESAKMGIFQITGQNSKEDYSWGGTFNTTAKEKTASITMKLVYAVK
- a CDS encoding thioredoxin family protein gives rise to the protein MATTASNMLALGTTAPDFTLIDTVSNELVSLASVKGAKGTVVMFICNHCPFVLHVNEEIVRIANDYRVQGFGFVAISSNDILNYPQDAPDLMWKTARQNNYPFPYLYDESQDVARAYHAACTPDFYLFDSELKLIYRGQLDDSRPGNSIPVNGRDLRSALDAVLRNAQVLQPQKPSIGCNIKWK
- a CDS encoding YfiT family bacillithiol transferase, which codes for MLERLKYPIGKFECPDTISEDHMNNWINDIKKLPKEVIDLVNHFTEEQLETPYRNGGWTARQVIHHLHDSHHHGYIRFKWTLTEESPTIKAYYEDRWAELFDSKKAPIQLSLDLLKALHAKWAYFLEGLSFNELQKHFVHPEGNIKISLAEDIGIYAWHGKHHLAHLQIIADSKG
- a CDS encoding peptidylprolyl isomerase, whose protein sequence is MQDGLYAKINTEKGDILLNLEFEKTPGTVGNFVALAEGNMENKAIPQGRPYYNGLKFHRVIPDFMIQGGDPQGTGGGGPGYKFDDEIHPELKHDGPGVLSMANAGPGTNGSQFFITHTETPWLDGKHTVFGKVVEGQEVVDKIAQEDSIKSIEIIKKGSKAEAFNAVEAFRLFNGAKQEREEQARKASEQNLASLSEGFIKTDSGLRYQIIQKGSGDKAEKGKVVSVHYKGSLPDGTVFDSSYKRNQPIDFPLGQGQVIAGWDEGISLLNVGDKARFIIPSHLGYGSQGAGGVIPPNAILIFDVELMAVK